A portion of the Pirellulales bacterium genome contains these proteins:
- a CDS encoding DUF1559 domain-containing protein produces the protein MGASCYDSRRAFTLVELLVVIAIIGILVALLLPAVQMAREAARRTTCKNNLRQLAVGFNTHLSSHRIYPSAGGPEWNHHMTYKGGLPVAAPLQHGGWGFQILPFIEETYTWKGGGAVKDIDKSIFAIKTPINVMFCPTRRQPEVSPPTGDWYHHPNSGKTYAHAKNDYAASSLDTDRHRSEGIGVVINVNPWSIARDPRANGNDRQKGLGVREISDGISKTLILGEKRMNVQVLGEYQANDNEGYTCGWNHDTSRYTNIVPQPDFRHPTDPGDDRFGSSHTTGMTIAMADSSIHFMPWDVTAEVFRRMADRADGKQYLLP, from the coding sequence ATGGGTGCGTCCTGCTATGATTCCCGGCGTGCCTTTACCCTGGTGGAACTTTTGGTCGTAATTGCGATTATTGGCATTCTGGTCGCGCTGCTGTTGCCCGCGGTGCAAATGGCCCGCGAGGCCGCCCGCCGCACCACATGCAAAAATAATTTGCGCCAACTGGCGGTGGGCTTTAACACGCACCTGAGTTCGCACAGGATTTACCCCTCGGCGGGTGGACCCGAATGGAACCACCACATGACGTACAAGGGGGGGCTTCCCGTGGCCGCTCCGTTGCAGCACGGGGGCTGGGGATTTCAAATTTTGCCCTTTATCGAGGAAACTTATACCTGGAAGGGTGGCGGGGCCGTGAAGGACATCGATAAATCAATCTTCGCCATCAAAACGCCAATCAACGTGATGTTTTGCCCCACCCGCCGCCAACCGGAGGTCTCTCCACCCACGGGCGACTGGTACCATCATCCCAATTCTGGAAAAACCTACGCCCATGCTAAAAATGATTATGCCGCTTCGTCGCTGGACACCGACCGCCATCGGTCAGAAGGTATCGGCGTAGTGATCAATGTCAATCCCTGGTCGATCGCCCGCGATCCCCGCGCCAATGGCAACGACCGCCAAAAAGGGCTGGGCGTACGGGAAATCAGCGACGGCATTTCCAAGACGCTGATTTTGGGGGAAAAGCGGATGAATGTGCAAGTATTGGGCGAATATCAGGCAAATGACAACGAAGGGTACACCTGCGGGTGGAATCACGATACCAGCCGTTACACCAATATTGTGCCGCAGCCCGATTTTCGCCACCCCACCGATCCGGGGGATGACCGCTTTGGCAGTTCGCATACCACGGGCATGACCATTGCCATGGCGGATAGCTCGATTCATTTTATGCCCTGGGATGTGACGGCGGAAGTCTTTCGGCGGATGGCCGACCGGGCCGATGGCAAACAATACCTCCTGCCGTAA